DNA from Verrucomicrobiia bacterium:
CTTTGTAGAATGGGTTGGTCTCGCGAGCTTCCCAGACATTTCTTATTTCCGGTTCGCTAGCTTTTTGACCGTTGATCATTAAATAGGGTGGTTCAACGCGAACTTCATCATCCCCCACTGCAACGCAGCGTTTGATATAGAATTGTGAGGCCATTTGTTGATTGAGCTGTCGCAGATTATAGTCCGTTGGTAATCCTTTGGTGCGAAAGACAAAGGCATCACCCCGTTTGGGTTTTCGAAAATTATAGATCATTTTATTAACAAAAAGATGGTCACCGGTGTCTACTTGAGCTTTAAAATGATAAAATCCGTCTGTAGGAATTTGGCGTTCCATTTCGGGTTGCAATAGTTGCCAAATAAAGTCTTGAGCGGTGGCCTCGGTGCGAAAAGTTTTATTCAAGGTCTGGCCATCTTTTTCAAAAATGAGCGATTGGTTTCGAAAAATAAAAAAGCCGCGACTGCTTTCGTTGAACAGTTGGGCGCCTACGGGTAAATCAAATTCCAAATAATTTCTTCCCTTAAAAACAGCATCAAAAATGCGTTGTCCTTTGCTCGGTAAGGGCTGATCGAGCGGTAATGGCGTCATCACGACCCCTCGCAAGGTGGGAAACATGGAATTCGTGGGAATCTTAAACGGTTGAAAAAAATAAGTGCGAATACCCATCGCGACAACTAGCGCCACTAACAATACATCAACGTTTTCCGCAATTTTCGGAAATTTTCGTCGCTTAGTGATTTTTTCATAAATGGTTTCCGCGCGCGACATCAATTTCTCTTCAGCCGAGTTGTCTTTGTTTTTCACTGCTTGTTTCAAATCAGCCAAACAGTTATCTAACTCTCCCCTTTCCTGTTCGGGCAAGTGATCCCATTCGTATTGCCAGAGTTTCTTGAGATGTTTGAAAGTTTCTTTGAGCATAAAAGGAAACTATATACAGCTCTTTTGCAAAAAAGCACACAAAAATGCCAGCTAACAACGAAAATTGCTCACTGGAAAACTAGTGAACTTGGGAGAGGAAAGAAGGATAAAATAACCAGAATTTACAGCGGTGACAGAGGCTTAGCCGAAATTTGTTCGCTTTTAATCTCTGTCACTTGCTTGAAGAGTTTATCTAAATTTTCTTGGCTTATATTTTCACAGGTTGGAATGAGTGTTCTATCTTTTAAATCAGGCTTTTTAGGAACAATACCAGGCTTTGTAGGAACAGGATTATCTTGAACTACATTAAGCACTTCACATAATTCTTCTCTCGTTTGTTGTTCTTGTTTTTCTGTTAAATCTCTAGCGGTTTCAATAATAGGCTCAAGCATTTGATCCATTTGAGCCGCTGTCGCTAGTGGACTTTCTTCATGATTCATCTTTAATATCTTACCCATAAGCAAATTTCCAATTGAAGGTTGAATCACACTATATTCATTAAAAGGCTACTTGCAAATGACAAATATGCAATTGGCGCATTGGGACCAAATTAAAATGATATCTATTACTTAAATTAAGGTAAAATTAAGCTTTCAACACTTCAATAAACGCTTCTTGCGGGATATTCACCTTCCCAATTTGTTTCATGCGTTTTTTGCCTTCTTTTTGTTTTTCCCAGAGTTTGCGTTTGCGCGTAATATCGCCGCCATAACATTTAGCTGTTACATTTTTACCCATAGCGCGAATCGATTCACGAGCAATAATTTTACCACCAATCGCGGCTTGAATTGGGATAACAAAAAGTTGTTGAGGGATTACGTCTTTAAGTTTGGCAGCGAGTTGTCTCCCCCGCCCTTCGGCTTTTTCACGATGCACAATGCTAGAAAAAGCGTCTACGGGTTCGCCATTCACTAAAATATCCAGTTTAACCAAATCATTGGCTTGATAAGGCATGGCTTCGTAATCCATCGACCCATAACCGCGTGTTAGGCTCTTAATTCGATCATTGAAATCAACTAGAATTTCATTGAGCGGCAATTCGCAAGTTAACATCACGCGCTGGCTGTCCAAAGATTCGGTTTGCACGCAAAGCCCGCGCTTTTCCATGATTAATTGCATCATGTCGCCGATGTTGGTGTTGGGACACATAATAAATGCGCGCACCATCGGTTCTTGGATTTCGTCGATCTGTGAAGGATCGGGTAAATCCACTGGGTTGCTAATTTCTAAAATCTCTCCTTTTGTAGTGAGTACTTGATAAACCACACTCGGATAAGTTGCGATGATATCCATTTCATATTCTCGTCGCAACCGTTCTTGCACAATTTCCATGTGCAACAAACCGAGAAATCCACAGCGAAACCCAAAACCCAAAGCCACTGAACTTTCTTGAGTATAAATAAAAGCACTATCATTAAGTTGCAACTTGCCCAGAGCAGCCTTTAAGCGTTCAAAATCGGAAGTGTTAATAGGATAAATGCCGCTAAACACCATCGGCGTAAGCTCCATAAAGCCGGGCAAGGGCTCTTTCGCAGGGCGTTGCGCATCCGTGATCGTGTCCCCTATTTTCACTTCCGATGTGGTTTTAATATTAGCAATCACATAACCCACATCACCCGCTTGCAATTTTTCTTGGCGTTTTGGTTTTGGCGTAAAAATGCCCACTTCTTTCACTTCATATTTTTCTCGTGTGCGCATCATCTGAATATAAGCGCCGGGTTTCATCACTCCGTTAAAAACGCGCACGTAATTGACCACACCACGATAAGTGTCAAAAACTGAATCGAACACAAGCGCTCTTAAATTATCTTCTTTCACATCTGGTGGAGGTGGCAATCGCGTGATAATCGCTTCCAAAATTTCCTCAATGCCAATGCCCACTTTAGCGCTAGCGGGAATAGCTTCTTCACCAGGAATAGATAAAATATCTTCCAATTGTTTTTTGACGACTTCGACATTGGCTGCGGGTAAATCCACTTTATTAATCACGGGAATAATGGTGAGATTTTGTTTCATTGCTAGGTGAACATTCGCCACCGTTTGTGCTTCAACCCCTTGCACGGCATCTACAATTAATAACGCGCCTTCGCAAGCAGCTAAACTGCGCGAAACTTCATAACTAAAATCCACGTGACCAGGCGTGTCAATCAAGTTGAGGCGATAAACCTTTCCATCCTTAGCTTGATATTGCATCGTCACCGGATGAGCCTTGATCGTGATCCCTCGTTCGCGCTCCAAATCCATGGAATCTAATAATTGATCCTGCATTTCGCGCGTCTCAATGGTTCCTGTGCGATGCAACAAACGATCCGAAAGTGTGGTTTTGCCATGGTCGATATGAGCAATGATACAAAAATTGCGTGTTAACGTGTCTGTCATGTTAGAAATTAAAAATAGCGATAATTTAGCAACCTGTCACCTGTTACTTTGTCACGAGTTAGCAAGAAATAATTCCGACTTGAACAAAAATCTTTCTCTTTTATGGTTTTTCTTTCTTATGAGTCAGACCCCAGCAGCATCAAAATCTTTATTTAATCGTAATAACCCTTTTTCGGCGGTTTTGTTAGAGAATCGTTTGCTAAGCAAGCCGGGTTCGGAAAAGGACACGCGTCATCTTGTTCTTAAAATCGACACCGAGGCATTGCCTTATAATCCTGGTGATTCTTTGGGGGTTTTAGCACAAAACCCTCAAACTTTAGTTCTAGAAATGCTAAAACTTCTGGAGCTTAATCCGGAGACCTCAATTTCTGTAGCACCTGATAAAACGTTGTCTTTGGAGGAAGCGTTAAAAAGTGTTTATGTACTGAATCGTTCTGGGAAAAAATTGGTTAAAGCGTGTTGGGAAAAATTGACAGATTCTGCAGCAAAAGAAAAATTTCAAGCTTTGGTTGCCGATGAGGCAAAGTTAGATGAATATGTTTTTACGCGAGATTGTTTCGATGTGATTTCAGATTTTCCTTCTGTCCGATTTACGGCGGAAGAATTGATTGGATTGCTGAATAAAAGTAATCCGCGACTTTATTCTATTGCTTCTTCACCGAAAAAACATCCCAATGAAGTGCATTTAACCGTAGCGGTGGTGCGTTACGAAACGCATGGTCGTCCTAAAGTGGGTTTGGCCTCAGGTTATCTTGCAGAAGGTGTTGCTTTAGGTGAAGAAATTTCAGTTTATGTTCAGCCGACGCGCCATTTTCATCTTCCTAGTGATCCGAATACTGCGATGATTATGGTGGGACCTGGGACGGGAATTGCCCCTTTTCGAGCGTTTTTGGAACATCGTCAAGTGCACGGACATCAAGGGAAAAATTGGCTTTTCTTTGGCGATCAAAAAGCGGCTACGGATTTTCTCTATGGTGAAGAATTTGCAGAATATCAAAAACAAGGTTTACTAACCCGGCTCGACACAGCCTTTTCTCGGGATCAAGCGCATAAAATTTATGTGCAAAATCGTATGTTGGAAAATGGCAAGGAACTTTGGCAATGGTTACAGGAAGGCGCTTATTTTTATGTTTGTGGCGACGCGAAACGTATGGCCCGCGATGTGCATCAGGCTTTGATTGATATCGCCCAAAAAGAAGGCGGTTTAAGCGCTGACGCGGCTAAGGAATATATCGAAGTTACGCTTACTAAAACTGAAAAACGCTACTTGAAAGATGTCTATTGATTTCTCGGAATGGTCACGTGCGCTTCAAGCGTTAAAGCCGCTAAAAACTCTGGCTTTGTTGACTCATGTCCGACCGGATGGCGATGCTTATGGTAGTTTACTAGGGTTGGGATTGGCACTGGAGGCGCAGGGGAAAAAAGTTTTTCTCTATAATGAAGATGGGTTGTTGGAAAATTATCGCTTTTTGCCTGGCTCAGAAAAAATCCAAGTCACTCCTAAACAGCCACCGGCGGTCGATGCAGTGATTGCGATTGATAATGCAACTTATAAACGTTTAGGGCCGACATTTGTTGGATGGCAGTCCGATATTTTAATTAATATTGATCATCATGTGAGCAATGAACGCTATGGGGAGTTTAATTTGATTGATCCCAAAGCTCCTGCAACAGGGCAATTGTTGTTTGAACTGTTTACTCACGTGGGATGGGAAATTACGCCCGCCATTGCCGATAATCTTTTTGTCGCGATTTCTACCGATACGGGGTCGTTTAAATATCGCAATACAACAACGCGCACGTTTGAAGTGGCTGCGGCATTAAGTCAAGCTGGCGCGCGCATTGCTGATATGTCTCATCAATGTTATGGTTGCTACCCTTTGCGACGCACGCGTTTATTGAGAGAAGTTTTGCAACAGTTGCAGTTTCGTTACCAGGATCGGTTGGCTTACTATCCCCTTACCCAAGCGATGTATCGCGCTTCGGGTGCCAAACCGGAAGACACCGAGGGTATGATTGAAACTATTATTTCCAATGAGGGCGTGGATTTGGCCATTCTGTTTGAAGAAAAAGCCGATGGCGTGATTAAACTTAGTTTTCGTTCCAAAGGAAAAGTTAACGTTAGCGAATTAGCTAAACAGTTTAACGGCGGCGGACATCCTGAGGCAGCGGGAGCTCAACTGAAGGCTACATTATCTGAAGCTCAGGAAAAAGTTTTGGCTGAAGCAGAAAAATCGCTTTCTCGTGCGTTGTAAAAATCATGGTTTTTAGCTCCATATTATTTCTTACGCTTTTTCTTCCTGTTGTATTGACAGTTTACTTGGCGCTCCCTTGGAAGTTGAAAAATGTATGGTTGTTGACAGCCAGTCTCTTTTTTTATTTTTGGGGCGAACCGGTTTACGGTTGGGTCATGTTGGTTTCCATTGCTTTAAATTATGGCATGGGTCTTTGGGTTCATCGAACGCGTCATCAATCTTCCATTAAATTAATTATTGGTTTAGCCATCGCGGCAAATTTAAGTTTGCTGATCTTTTTTAAGTATGCTCATTTTCTTTCGGAAAATTTTAGAGCTTTAGGGATTGGATTTTTTAAAGTGGAAGCGATTCACCTGCCGATTGGTATTTCTTTTTTCACTTTTCAAGCAATGTCTTATGTCATCGATGTTTATCGGGGCGAAGGACAGATTCAAAAAAATCCCATTAATTTTGGTCTTTATATTGCGTTATTTCCTCAACTCATCGCGGGTCCTATTGTGCGTTATCATGATGTGGATCGGCAAATTAACCAGCGTCATATCACTCGAGAGGATTTTGCTTATGGAATCGAGCGGTTTATTTTGGGTCTTAGTAAAAAAGTTTTAATTGCTAATGTCTTGGCCGTGCCTGCGGATAAGGTTTTTCAACTTTCTGCTACGGAATTAACAACGCCTTTGGCGTGGTTAGGGTTAGTTTGCTACGGGTTACAAATTTACTTCGATTTTTCGGGCTATTCTGACATGGCAATTGGGTTGGGTCACATGTTTGGTTTTAAATTTTTGGAAAATTTTAATTATCCTTACATTTCTCGATCTATTACTGAATTTTGGCGGCGCTGGCATATTTCTTTGTCCAGTTGGTTTCGAGATTATCTTTATATTCCGCTCGGCGGAAATCGCAAAGGGAGTTGGCGCACTTTTTTGAATTTAATAGTGGTTTTTATTCTTTGTGGATTATGGCATGGAGCGAGTTGGAATTTTGTGATTTGGGGTTTATTTCATGGCGCTTTTCTGGTTTTGGAACGAAGTGGCTTATTTAAATTTTTAATTCGCATCAAATCTCTTGGTCATTTTTACAGCTTATTTATCGTTTTATTGGCCTGGGTTTTTTTCCGAGCAGAAACTTTAGAAGGCAGTATTAATTTTTATCGAGCGTTATTTGGTTTCGTTTCTAATATCAATCTTGAAACTACGCTTGCTACACTATTGCAACCTTTAACAGTGATTGCTTTGATCGCTGGGATTCTGGCGTCGACTCCTTTGCCGGCTAAATTTTTTAATAAGATTTTGATTGTGAATCCGCAGCCTTCTGCCTCCTCTCGATTCATAGGTTCTTGTCTTTTGTGCTTACGGCCGATTTGTTTTTTTAGTCTCATCATTTTTTGTATGATGCGGTTAGCTTCTGGAACATTTAATCCTTTTATCTATTTTCGATTTTAGGCTTATGCTTCGCTCTCCCTTCAAAATCATTAGCGATTGGTTATTAATTAGCACTTTCTTTATTACGCTGTGGTTGCCTTTGGCAGATAATTATTTTCATTGGGATCCGACGCTGTCTGCAAAAGAAAATCGGAATTTGACTCCGCCTCCTGAATGGAAATGGAAGAAAAAAGCGCTGCAAAAATTTCCTTTAGCATGGGAGGCTTATTACAAAGATTATTTCGGTTGGCGTAATAGTCTTTTGTGGGGACATAATTGGTTATTGGTGGGCGGATTAAAACAATCCACTTCAGAAGATATTGTTATTGGGGAAAAAGGATGGCTTTATACTGCCAATGATGACACCTTGCTTGATTATCAAGGTTTATTGACGTTGAGCCAGGAAGAATTAGAGTTCTTTCGTCAAACGTTAGAAGAACGTCGAGATTGGTTGAAAAAAAGAAATTGCCGTTTTTTATTTATCATTACTCCTGATAAACAATCCATTTATCCTGAATATTTGCCGAAATATTTGCAAAATCGCAAAGAAGAAACTCGAGCGGATCAATTGATAAAATATCTGAAAAAAAATTCTGATCTGGAAATTATTGATAGCAGACTGTTTCTCAAGCAAGCCAAAGGGTTAGGCACACTTTTTTATTTAACCGACACTCACTGGAATAAGTTAGGTGCGTGGGTCATTTATCAACAGATTGCTAATTTTTTGAGAAAAAATTTTCCGGCTTTGCCGCCGACTGATCTCAAACAATTTAAAATAGAAAATCTCCCTTTTTCAGGCGATCTTTCTTTGGTATTAGGTATGTCACATTATTTTATAGAAAAAGCGCCACAACTTACTCCGGTAACATCATTTCGAGCTATTGAAATTCCTAATCCTGCTTTTCGTGTGACAAAAATTGACGATCCGACTTTGCCCAAGGCGCTCGTCCATCGCGACTCTTTTTTTAATGCCCTTATTCCTTTTACCTCAGAACTTTTTCAAACTGCTACTTATATTTGGGATTATAAATTAAATACTAAAATTGTAGAAAAAGAGAAACCTGACATCGTTATTTTAGAGATGGTTGAGCGCATGATTCCTAGGCTTACACCTAATCCTAGCGGTATGCGCGATCGGCCTTTGGATCAAGATTTTTCTCTTTCTACAAATATTCTTTTTTCTCTTAATCTGGATGCACCACAAAAAGTAAAAAATCGAAATTTAGAACTCAATCCACAGAATATAGGTTGGTGGTTAACTCCTAATGGACCGAAAGCTCAACTTATTCTTCCCGAATTTGCTTTTTCCTCAAATCAAGCCACGGTTGTTTCAGTTAAAATAACCTCCCCCATTAAAACTAAATTGTGCCTTCTTTACAAAACACAAACTGACCACAAATATCGAACTTGGCGCCAAGAAGTTTGTAGACTACAACCCGGTGTTAACGACTGTTTATTTTACCTTAACCACACATTAATTTCAGATCGACTGCGCCTTGATTTGATAGAAGCAGATCAACCTTACCTTTTGCAAGGTCTAGAAGTGCGCGCCATACCCCGATAGGCGTTACTGTTTTCGGTGTCTCTTGTTAACCTGGCGGCCAATCAAGTTTTCTTCCCCCTAACAAATGAAGATGCAAATGAGGCACGGCTTCGCCGGCGTCTGGACCGTTATTAAACACAAGACGAAAACCAGTTTTTGTTAGCCCGAGATCGCGCGCGAGCTTCTGAGCTGTCAAAAGCATTTTTCCTAGCAACTCGGCATCTGCTTCCTCAGCCGCTGCAATTCGCTCAATAGGTTTTTTAGGAATAATAAGCACATGGACGGGGGCTTGAGGTGCAATATCGTGAAATGCTAAAATCTCATCATTCTCAAAAACGATTTGTGCAGGAATCTTGCGTTGAATGATTTTTGAAAAAATAGTCTCTTCTTTTTCCATAATTAATCTTTCAATTAAAATAAATTGACAACTGCTTACACTTATTCAAATTTGCTATAGAGCATAGGGATTGCTTAATCAAGTCATGGAAAAGACCATTATTTCGCCAACGGTAGAGATTAGCTTCTATGAAAGCTTGCACTCGCGTTATCCCGACGATTGGGAAATTATTAAAGTTTTGGCTGATTATTATATGGAAGCGCAACTTTATCCCGAAGCTTTAGCTCTTGATGAGCGCATTATCGCGCAATTTCCTAACGACGCCCTTGCCCATTATAATTACGCTTGTAGCCTTTGTCGCATCCATCAACTGGAAGCCTCGTTGATGGCCCTCCAAAAAGCGATTGATCTCGGCTATCATAATTGGGATTTTTTACTGCACGACAAAGATCTAGAAGAACTTCGTAACCAGCCAAACTTCCCAAAATGGGTTCAAAATAATTTGCCAGGCAAAACTTGGCGCGCTCAATTTTGAAAAATTTGTTTTTTGATTATTTTGCATCAGCAGATTTGGGATTAAAAAATAAAGGACAGGAAATCATAGCAAAATTAATTCCGCTACCGTTGCTGCCTTCCGGCCCTGGCGGGGTTGACGGTCTAACTCTCTACCATTCCTGTCCACATTCAAAATAAAGAAAATTTTCTTTCACACAAACCTTTTCTCCCAAGACAATATCTGCTAACAGCAATGCTTGCTTATGACACTGGTAAACTATCTCAAGAAAAGTCAGCGCACTGTTGACCAAGCTCTGAATCGTTATTTGCCCGCAGCTAATCAAACGCCAAAAACAATTCATCAGGCTATGCGCTACAGCATTTTTGCAGGTGGCAAACGCTTGCGACCTATTTTGTGTTTAGCCGCCGCGGAAGCTTGTGGCGGAAAATCTCAAGGAGCGCTCCCCCTCGCCTGTTCTGTAGAATGTATTCACACTTATTCTTTGATTCACGACGATTTACCCTGTATGGACAACGACGACTTTCGTCGTGGCAAACCTACTTCTCATAAAGTTTATGGTGAAGGCATTGCTGTATTAGCCGGTGATGCTTTGCTAACAAGCGCCTTCGAAATTGCTGCGACCTGTCGTGCCTGGCCTCGTTATTCGCATACTGATGTCATTAGCGAAATTGCTCAAGCAGCAGGCAGCCAATTTCTTATTGCTGGCCAAGTCATGGACATCGAAAATGAAGGCAAAAAAATTTCCTTTGCTACATTAAAAAAAATTCACGAAAATAAAACTGCCGCCCTCATTCGCACCTCAGTGCGGCTCGGCGCCATGTCAGCCAATGCCACACCAGCTCAACTCAAACACATTTCCGAATTTGGTCATGCACTCGGACTCGCCTTCCAAATCATTGATGACATTCTTGATATCACACAAACCACTGAAAAATTAGGCAAAAGCGCGGGCAAAGATCTCAAATCCCAAAAAGCAACCTACCCTGCCCTACTAGGTTTACCTAAAGCTCAAAAAGAAGCTGATTATTGGACCCAAAAAGCGCGAAACTCACTTAAACCGTTTGGGAAAAAAGCGAAAAATCTTCATGCCCTTGCCGACTATTTACTCCAACGCGATAATTGAAGTTTATTCATGAGTTTTATCCAATTTCCCGCTTTACAAAAAATAGATTGGATCGAACACATTTTTACCACACGTCACGCTACGGCTACACCCGAACGCCATGTTGACAATCTCGTGTTAAGAGAAAAATTGCCCATAACTCCATATGCTTGGAAAAGTGCTCAACAAATCCACAGCAACCGGGTTGTTGTAGTCACCAAACAATCTGAAAATTGCCAACCCGAGACTGATGCCCTTTGCACCCAAGAAAAAAACATCGCTTTAGCGATTTCTGTAGCTGACTGTTGTGTTATTTACGTTGTTGATCCCCTGACCCAAAGCATCGGACTTGCTCATTCCGGCCGTCAAGGCACAGAGAAAAACATTCTTCAAACGCTAGTAGAAGAAATGAAAATAACTTTTGGCACTGCACCCTCTCAACTCATTGTTCAACTTAGCCCCTGTATTCGTTTTCCTAACTATCCCATCGACTTTGTTTCTCAAATCAAAACCCAAGCGAAAGTACTGGGCATACAACAGTTTTACGATTGTGAAATTTGCACGGCTTCGAATCTTGATCACTACTATTCTTATCGAGCAGAACAAGGTAAAACGGGTCGCATGATGGCCGTGCTAGCAAAAAAATAATTTTTACGTTTTCTAAATCAGAATAAATCTTACTTGCAACTTTGAGCGGCTAACCATAACCAGTCCGATAATCGGTTGAGATAAATAGTCGTTTGAATATTCGAAAAAGCTCCCCTTTCTCTTAATTGCCAAACCTCTCTTTCCGCTCGTCGACATATTGTTCTCGCAACATGAAGCGCTGCAGAAAAACTGGTGGAACCCGGAGTGTCCCAACCTTCAAAAGAAGGAGACGTTTTTTCAATAGCTGAAATCTTTCCCTCCCACCGTTTAACCATTTCCTCAGAAACAAAAGAAAATCCTTTTTCTTGATAACGTTCCCGATCTTCAGACAAAACAGATAACTCTCCCATCACGATTACCAATTCTTTTTGTGCTTGGAAGAGTTCCTGTTTGATTGACTCATTTTCTGCCAGACTTCGTGCCATGCCTAATGCGGCATTTAACTCATCCACCGCTCCATAAGCCGCTACGCGTGGATCGGTTTTTGAGACGCGTCGATTGAACATTAACCCTGTCGTTCCATTATCTCCCGTTTTAGTAACGATTGACATATCTTTAGATTAGCCTAAGGCAAAACAAACGCAATGCTATGAAAAAGCCATTGGCTAAACTTCTATATGGGGCGAGTGAAACTGACGCCAATCTTCTCTACGTTACCCAATTTTTTGCGCCTGATTCTTTCCTTTGGATTTCGATTTCCAAAAAAGAAAAAGAGAAAACTTATGGATTTTTTTCTGACCTGGAAATTGATCGTGCACGACGTACGGCTCGAATCACTCACTGCTTTTCTATCACAAATTTTTCTATTCTCAAAAAATTTGCTAAAATAAAAAATAAAGACATCGCCGCCTTGCTTTCTTTTCTTGAAGAAAAGGAAATTCGACATCTTACCGTTCCCTATACGTTTCCAGCCGGCATCGCTGAGTTACTAAAAAAGCAAGGCTTACAACTTTCGCTGGTAAAAGATGCGGATTTATTTC
Protein-coding regions in this window:
- a CDS encoding bifunctional oligoribonuclease/PAP phosphatase NrnA — translated: MSIDFSEWSRALQALKPLKTLALLTHVRPDGDAYGSLLGLGLALEAQGKKVFLYNEDGLLENYRFLPGSEKIQVTPKQPPAVDAVIAIDNATYKRLGPTFVGWQSDILINIDHHVSNERYGEFNLIDPKAPATGQLLFELFTHVGWEITPAIADNLFVAISTDTGSFKYRNTTTRTFEVAAALSQAGARIADMSHQCYGCYPLRRTRLLREVLQQLQFRYQDRLAYYPLTQAMYRASGAKPEDTEGMIETIISNEGVDLAILFEEKADGVIKLSFRSKGKVNVSELAKQFNGGGHPEAAGAQLKATLSEAQEKVLAEAEKSLSRAL
- the lepB gene encoding signal peptidase I, with amino-acid sequence MLKETFKHLKKLWQYEWDHLPEQERGELDNCLADLKQAVKNKDNSAEEKLMSRAETIYEKITKRRKFPKIAENVDVLLVALVVAMGIRTYFFQPFKIPTNSMFPTLRGVVMTPLPLDQPLPSKGQRIFDAVFKGRNYLEFDLPVGAQLFNESSRGFFIFRNQSLIFEKDGQTLNKTFRTEATAQDFIWQLLQPEMERQIPTDGFYHFKAQVDTGDHLFVNKMIYNFRKPKRGDAFVFRTKGLPTDYNLRQLNQQMASQFYIKRCVAVGDDEVRVEPPYLMINGQKASEPEIRNVWEARETNPFYKGYSHGTEKGQTMTYLKNAQDTFHVPPDHFWAMGDNSYNSADSRLFGPVPLENIIGKAFIIYYPFNRKFWLIQ
- a CDS encoding cob(I)yrinic acid a,c-diamide adenosyltransferase produces the protein MSIVTKTGDNGTTGLMFNRRVSKTDPRVAAYGAVDELNAALGMARSLAENESIKQELFQAQKELVIVMGELSVLSEDRERYQEKGFSFVSEEMVKRWEGKISAIEKTSPSFEGWDTPGSTSFSAALHVARTICRRAEREVWQLRERGAFSNIQTTIYLNRLSDWLWLAAQSCK
- a CDS encoding histidine triad nucleotide-binding protein, yielding MEKEETIFSKIIQRKIPAQIVFENDEILAFHDIAPQAPVHVLIIPKKPIERIAAAEEADAELLGKMLLTAQKLARDLGLTKTGFRLVFNNGPDAGEAVPHLHLHLLGGRKLDWPPG
- a CDS encoding polyphenol oxidase family protein, with product MSFIQFPALQKIDWIEHIFTTRHATATPERHVDNLVLREKLPITPYAWKSAQQIHSNRVVVVTKQSENCQPETDALCTQEKNIALAISVADCCVIYVVDPLTQSIGLAHSGRQGTEKNILQTLVEEMKITFGTAPSQLIVQLSPCIRFPNYPIDFVSQIKTQAKVLGIQQFYDCEICTASNLDHYYSYRAEQGKTGRMMAVLAKK
- the lepA gene encoding translation elongation factor 4, with amino-acid sequence MTDTLTRNFCIIAHIDHGKTTLSDRLLHRTGTIETREMQDQLLDSMDLERERGITIKAHPVTMQYQAKDGKVYRLNLIDTPGHVDFSYEVSRSLAACEGALLIVDAVQGVEAQTVANVHLAMKQNLTIIPVINKVDLPAANVEVVKKQLEDILSIPGEEAIPASAKVGIGIEEILEAIITRLPPPPDVKEDNLRALVFDSVFDTYRGVVNYVRVFNGVMKPGAYIQMMRTREKYEVKEVGIFTPKPKRQEKLQAGDVGYVIANIKTTSEVKIGDTITDAQRPAKEPLPGFMELTPMVFSGIYPINTSDFERLKAALGKLQLNDSAFIYTQESSVALGFGFRCGFLGLLHMEIVQERLRREYEMDIIATYPSVVYQVLTTKGEILEISNPVDLPDPSQIDEIQEPMVRAFIMCPNTNIGDMMQLIMEKRGLCVQTESLDSQRVMLTCELPLNEILVDFNDRIKSLTRGYGSMDYEAMPYQANDLVKLDILVNGEPVDAFSSIVHREKAEGRGRQLAAKLKDVIPQQLFVIPIQAAIGGKIIARESIRAMGKNVTAKCYGGDITRKRKLWEKQKEGKKRMKQIGKVNIPQEAFIEVLKA
- a CDS encoding sulfite reductase subunit alpha; the encoded protein is MSQTPAASKSLFNRNNPFSAVLLENRLLSKPGSEKDTRHLVLKIDTEALPYNPGDSLGVLAQNPQTLVLEMLKLLELNPETSISVAPDKTLSLEEALKSVYVLNRSGKKLVKACWEKLTDSAAKEKFQALVADEAKLDEYVFTRDCFDVISDFPSVRFTAEELIGLLNKSNPRLYSIASSPKKHPNEVHLTVAVVRYETHGRPKVGLASGYLAEGVALGEEISVYVQPTRHFHLPSDPNTAMIMVGPGTGIAPFRAFLEHRQVHGHQGKNWLFFGDQKAATDFLYGEEFAEYQKQGLLTRLDTAFSRDQAHKIYVQNRMLENGKELWQWLQEGAYFYVCGDAKRMARDVHQALIDIAQKEGGLSADAAKEYIEVTLTKTEKRYLKDVY
- a CDS encoding polyprenyl synthetase family protein, which translates into the protein MTLVNYLKKSQRTVDQALNRYLPAANQTPKTIHQAMRYSIFAGGKRLRPILCLAAAEACGGKSQGALPLACSVECIHTYSLIHDDLPCMDNDDFRRGKPTSHKVYGEGIAVLAGDALLTSAFEIAATCRAWPRYSHTDVISEIAQAAGSQFLIAGQVMDIENEGKKISFATLKKIHENKTAALIRTSVRLGAMSANATPAQLKHISEFGHALGLAFQIIDDILDITQTTEKLGKSAGKDLKSQKATYPALLGLPKAQKEADYWTQKARNSLKPFGKKAKNLHALADYLLQRDN
- a CDS encoding MBOAT family protein; translated protein: MVFSSILFLTLFLPVVLTVYLALPWKLKNVWLLTASLFFYFWGEPVYGWVMLVSIALNYGMGLWVHRTRHQSSIKLIIGLAIAANLSLLIFFKYAHFLSENFRALGIGFFKVEAIHLPIGISFFTFQAMSYVIDVYRGEGQIQKNPINFGLYIALFPQLIAGPIVRYHDVDRQINQRHITREDFAYGIERFILGLSKKVLIANVLAVPADKVFQLSATELTTPLAWLGLVCYGLQIYFDFSGYSDMAIGLGHMFGFKFLENFNYPYISRSITEFWRRWHISLSSWFRDYLYIPLGGNRKGSWRTFLNLIVVFILCGLWHGASWNFVIWGLFHGAFLVLERSGLFKFLIRIKSLGHFYSLFIVLLAWVFFRAETLEGSINFYRALFGFVSNINLETTLATLLQPLTVIALIAGILASTPLPAKFFNKILIVNPQPSASSRFIGSCLLCLRPICFFSLIIFCMMRLASGTFNPFIYFRF